One window of Mangrovibacterium diazotrophicum genomic DNA carries:
- the glmS gene encoding glutamine--fructose-6-phosphate transaminase (isomerizing), protein MCGIVGYIGDKNVYPILIKGLQRLEYRGYDSAGIAIYNDNLKTYKKKGKVSELEAYAADKDIHGHLGIGHTRWATHGEPSDRNAHPQCSMHNDFVLVHNGIIENYAELKKDLTAKGYTFQSETDTEVLVNLIEYFYRMEEVTSAEIAVRLALSKVVGAYGIVVLCQHEKDRMIAARMGSPLVIGIGQGEYFLASDATPIVEYTDSVIYMNDGDVAVIEKHSLTLKTVDNDPANFKVTKVDLSIGDLEKGDFEHYMLKEIFEQPNTIRDTYRGRIRKDQDEIVLGGLIDVFPKIVQANRIIILGCGTSWHAALVAEYLIEEYARVPVEVEYASEFRYRKPIINPGDVIIAVSQSGETADTLAALKMAKKQGAIILGICNVVGSSIARETDAGVYTHAGTEIGVASTKAFTAQVTVLTLFAFKLAKERGQIDAATLKMFINEMLEIPEKVENILLKHPHIKTVAAKYKDAVNALYLGRGYLFPVALEGALKLKEISYMHAEGYAAGEMKHGPIALVDDNLPVVVVSAKDDYYEKVVSNIQEVKARKGNIIAVVTEGDSGLRTMADDLFEVPESHPAVAALLTVVPLQLFAYYIALMRGCDVDQPRNLAKSVTVE, encoded by the coding sequence ATGTGTGGAATAGTTGGATACATCGGAGATAAAAATGTGTACCCGATTCTGATCAAAGGTTTGCAGCGTCTGGAATACCGTGGCTACGACTCGGCCGGTATTGCCATTTACAATGACAACCTGAAAACCTATAAAAAGAAAGGCAAAGTAAGTGAGTTGGAAGCTTACGCTGCCGATAAAGATATTCACGGACATTTGGGCATCGGCCACACCCGTTGGGCAACCCACGGTGAGCCAAGCGACCGGAATGCCCACCCGCAATGCTCGATGCATAACGATTTTGTGCTGGTGCACAACGGCATCATCGAGAATTATGCGGAGCTGAAAAAAGATTTGACAGCGAAAGGTTACACCTTCCAAAGTGAAACCGATACGGAGGTGCTGGTAAACCTGATTGAATATTTCTACCGTATGGAAGAAGTGACCAGCGCGGAAATTGCTGTTCGCTTGGCCCTGTCAAAAGTTGTAGGAGCTTACGGGATTGTGGTGCTTTGTCAGCACGAAAAAGACCGGATGATTGCTGCCCGGATGGGTAGCCCGCTGGTGATTGGCATTGGTCAGGGCGAATATTTCCTGGCTTCGGATGCTACGCCGATTGTGGAGTACACCGATAGTGTGATTTACATGAATGACGGCGATGTGGCGGTGATTGAAAAACACAGCCTCACCCTTAAAACGGTCGATAACGATCCTGCAAATTTCAAAGTAACCAAGGTTGACCTGAGCATTGGCGACCTGGAAAAAGGCGACTTTGAACACTACATGCTGAAAGAAATTTTTGAACAACCTAATACTATTCGCGATACTTACCGCGGACGGATTCGCAAAGATCAGGACGAGATTGTACTCGGGGGGCTGATTGATGTTTTCCCGAAGATTGTTCAGGCAAACCGAATCATCATTTTGGGTTGCGGAACCAGCTGGCATGCTGCCTTGGTGGCCGAATACCTGATTGAAGAATATGCCCGCGTGCCGGTTGAGGTTGAATATGCCTCGGAGTTCCGCTACCGGAAACCGATCATCAATCCCGGAGATGTGATTATTGCCGTGAGCCAAAGTGGTGAAACCGCTGATACCCTGGCCGCCTTGAAAATGGCGAAAAAGCAGGGGGCGATCATCCTCGGTATTTGTAATGTGGTTGGTTCGAGCATTGCCCGCGAAACCGACGCCGGTGTCTACACACACGCCGGAACCGAGATTGGTGTGGCGTCGACAAAAGCTTTTACGGCCCAAGTGACAGTGCTGACTTTGTTTGCCTTCAAACTGGCCAAAGAACGTGGCCAAATTGATGCGGCAACGTTGAAGATGTTTATCAACGAGATGCTGGAAATTCCCGAAAAGGTTGAAAACATCTTGCTGAAACACCCGCACATCAAAACGGTGGCGGCCAAATACAAAGACGCGGTGAATGCGCTCTACCTCGGACGGGGTTATTTATTCCCTGTTGCCCTGGAAGGTGCGTTGAAGCTAAAAGAGATTTCGTACATGCACGCCGAAGGTTATGCGGCCGGTGAAATGAAACATGGCCCGATCGCTTTGGTGGATGATAACCTGCCGGTAGTGGTCGTGTCGGCGAAAGACGATTACTACGAAAAAGTGGTCAGCAACATTCAGGAAGTGAAGGCTCGAAAAGGAAATATTATTGCTGTGGTAACCGAAGGCGACAGCGGATTAAGGACCATGGCCGACGATTTGTTTGAGGTGCCTGAATCGCACCCGGCGGTAGCAGCTTTGCTGACGGTTGTGCCTTTGCAGTTGTTTGCCTATTATATCGCATTGATGCGCGGATGTGATGTGGATCAGCCGAGAAATCTGGCCAAGTCGGTGACGGTTGAATAG
- a CDS encoding glycogen/starch synthase, translated as MEKKRILFISQEITPYLPETEMSVKSRFLPQGIQERGREIRTFMPRYGNVNERRNQLHEVIRLSGMNLVISDADHPLIIKVASIQAARMQVYFIDNEDYFHRKAVLKDGKGREFEDNDERAVFFARGVLETVIKLRWAPDLIHCHGWLSSLVPLYIKKAYHDDPLFQNSKVVYSVYNENFKKPLNSTASENVLIDGIAPSDVELLKDPTYVSMSKLGVEYADAVIQGSEIINPEVAEYIAASGKLSLGYQPEETYIDAYNEFYDKVF; from the coding sequence ATGGAAAAGAAAAGAATTTTATTCATTTCTCAAGAAATAACACCTTACCTTCCCGAAACAGAGATGTCCGTCAAATCCCGGTTCCTGCCGCAAGGCATTCAGGAGCGTGGTCGCGAAATACGGACTTTTATGCCCCGCTACGGGAATGTCAACGAACGCAGAAACCAACTTCACGAGGTTATCCGCTTGTCGGGTATGAACCTGGTAATCAGTGATGCTGACCACCCTCTGATTATTAAAGTTGCTTCGATTCAAGCTGCACGCATGCAGGTTTACTTTATCGATAATGAAGATTATTTTCACCGTAAAGCTGTTTTGAAAGACGGCAAAGGACGGGAATTCGAAGATAACGATGAACGAGCGGTATTTTTTGCACGCGGTGTTCTCGAAACGGTTATTAAATTGCGCTGGGCGCCCGATTTAATTCACTGCCACGGGTGGCTGAGTTCATTGGTGCCATTGTACATTAAAAAAGCGTACCATGATGATCCGCTTTTCCAGAATTCGAAAGTGGTTTATTCGGTTTATAATGAAAATTTTAAGAAACCGTTAAATTCGACTGCATCGGAAAATGTACTGATCGATGGCATTGCTCCGTCTGATGTTGAATTGCTGAAAGATCCGACTTACGTTAGCATGTCGAAACTGGGTGTTGAATACGCCGACGCAGTAATCCAGGGAAGTGAAATTATCAACCCGGAAGTGGCGGAATATATCGCAGCATCGGGTAAATTGAGCCTTGGTTACCAACCGGAGGAAACCTACATCGACGCTTACAACGAATTTTACGACAAAGTTTTTTAA
- the panC gene encoding pantoate--beta-alanine ligase has protein sequence MLVIKEIRDLKALIHAQKAAGKTVGFVPTMGALHAGHRSLVEEAGKQSDFVVVSIFVNPTQFNDKTDLEKYPRTLEADVALLEPTPCQAIFAPEVSTMYPEPDTRQFNFGELERVMEGKFRPGHFNGVAQVVSKLFEMVEPDKAFFGQKDFQQLVIVKAMVKQLTLPVEIIACPIIREASGLAMSSRNERLTAAQRENAAVIYKTLCEARNNAQSISVEELKSQVVEQLNANPFLETEYFEIVDDVELKPVQQWTDPVNKVACVAVFCGEVRLIDNLVLA, from the coding sequence ATGTTGGTTATTAAGGAAATAAGGGATTTGAAGGCGCTGATTCACGCCCAAAAAGCTGCGGGCAAAACAGTTGGATTTGTCCCAACGATGGGAGCGCTTCATGCCGGCCACCGCTCGTTAGTCGAGGAAGCCGGAAAGCAGTCCGACTTCGTGGTAGTGAGCATTTTCGTAAACCCCACCCAGTTTAACGACAAGACTGATTTAGAAAAATATCCGCGGACATTGGAAGCTGATGTGGCCCTGCTGGAGCCAACCCCTTGCCAGGCCATTTTTGCACCCGAGGTTTCGACCATGTATCCCGAGCCGGATACCCGTCAATTCAACTTTGGAGAGCTCGAACGTGTGATGGAAGGAAAATTCCGTCCCGGACACTTTAACGGAGTAGCCCAGGTGGTTAGCAAACTGTTTGAAATGGTGGAGCCCGACAAGGCTTTTTTCGGCCAAAAAGACTTTCAACAGCTTGTGATTGTGAAAGCAATGGTAAAACAACTAACTTTGCCGGTCGAAATAATTGCTTGTCCCATTATTCGCGAAGCCAGCGGTTTGGCCATGAGTTCACGCAACGAACGCCTGACTGCAGCGCAACGCGAGAATGCAGCGGTTATTTATAAAACACTCTGCGAAGCGAGGAACAATGCCCAAAGCATAAGCGTAGAAGAGTTAAAAAGCCAGGTGGTAGAACAGCTTAACGCCAACCCGTTTTTGGAAACGGAATATTTTGAAATCGTGGACGATGTGGAGCTGAAACCTGTTCAACAATGGACTGATCCGGTAAACAAAGTAGCTTGCGTGGCTGTTTTTTGTGGTGAAGTTCGCCTGATTGATAACTTGGTTTTAGCATAA
- the panD gene encoding aspartate 1-decarboxylase gives MYIEVCKSKIHKVTVTEANLQYVGSITIDEDLMDAANLIENEKVQIVNINNGERLETYVIKGQRGSGVICLNGPAARKVAVGDVVIIISYATMDFEEAKSFKPQLVFPDTETNKIV, from the coding sequence ATGTATATTGAAGTTTGTAAATCGAAAATTCACAAAGTAACCGTTACGGAAGCCAACCTGCAGTATGTAGGAAGCATTACTATTGACGAAGATTTGATGGATGCCGCCAACCTCATTGAAAATGAGAAAGTGCAGATTGTGAACATCAACAATGGCGAACGTCTGGAAACTTACGTCATTAAAGGGCAACGTGGCTCAGGAGTCATTTGCCTGAACGGACCGGCTGCCCGCAAAGTAGCTGTTGGCGATGTGGTGATTATTATCTCCTACGCCACCATGGACTTTGAAGAAGCTAAAAGCTTCAAGCCGCAATTGGTGTTCCCGGATACGGAAACCAACAAGATTGTGTAA